From the Eschrichtius robustus isolate mEscRob2 chromosome 3, mEscRob2.pri, whole genome shotgun sequence genome, the window tattactattataactCACATAGTACCCACTATAAACCAGACATGTCTAAGCATATTACACTCAttcaatcctcccaacaaccctcaGAGGTAGGCATTATTAACAAGTTTTAgagctggggaaactgaagcacagagtagGTGGttgatgttatggactgaattgtgtccccccaaattcatatgctgaagccctaacccccaatttgACTAGACTTGACGATGGAGCCTTTAAGGAGGTccttaaggttaaatgaggtcataagggtggggccctaatccaatacaaCTTGTGTTTTTATAAGAAAAGGCAGAGACACCAGGAATACACATGCATAGAGAAAATGCCATTAggacagcaagaaggtggctgtctgcaagccaaggagagagccctcgccagaaaccaaccctgccagcaccttgagcctggacttccagcctccagcactgtgaacaaataaatttctgtagtttaaTCCACCTAGTCTGTAGTATTCTGTTGTGGAAGCCCTAGTGAATAGtgcaagtgacttgcccaagatcttttgcctggtaaatggaagaactgagatttgaatccagactGTATTGACACCTGAGTCCATGCTTTTCATGGCTATTGTACAGTGTCTATTGCCCTGAGAAAGGAGAGAGTAGGAGAGTCCCATTGGAGAGCATGACGGTGACCACAGGAACTGCCAGCACACATAAGCATTTACTCTGCACCAGCCCACCTCGCTAAGTGCTTTGCATGGATTATCCATTTAATACCaacaacaatcctgtgaggttATTGCTATTAACCACCCCCCCCCATTTCACTAAGGCCTTAGGAGGAATCCAGTGGGGCAAACTCACTCCAGAGCCAGCTGAGAACACTATGCTATACCACAATTAATTATAGCTATTAGAGATCATTTTGTTATGGTCAGCTTCACCACCTGGCCAAAAACTATTCAACTGGGTTTCCCAAGTATGAGAACACAGTTGAGCCAAGTGAGAATTGTGAGCCAATGAGGAAGGTGTCCGCACTGAGATAGCACAGTGTTGAAGACAAAGGGCCAGTGGAGAGGCAGCTCTGCCCTGATGGGCAGGATAGGGTAGGAAGGAGCACTGTCAGAGGGGCATACCCATCCAGGACTGCTCCAGCAGGGCCACAGGACCActgtttcctccttctctctttgaATAAGCAATGGCTAATGGGGACTCAGCAGCAGTCAGGTTGGGGTCAAAGAGGGGTTGCTCACATTGCCTCTGTCTCCAGCCACACCCTCTACATCACCCCAAATaggcctcccttccttttttaggCACTCAATTTCATCAGTCCCATGGATGGGTTAGAAAGGACTGACATAAATCATCTCCATTCTGCTGGCACAGCATTTTCCAAAGGGCAAGATGTGTCTCGCAGGTGGGCACCCCTGAGACAGGTAGACCCTTTTCAAATCTTTCTCAACCTTGTGACTATGTCAAGGAAAAGGCTTGGTGCTAATATGTCTTTCATAATGCCTCTCATATTTGCTCATACTTGAACAAAGAGAGACCAGACTTCAGACCCAGAGGCTTCCATGGGCAGCAGCGTCTGCTTGGTAAATCCAAATTACACATACAGGGTCCCACATCTTACTGATGCTCTGTtcactttttaattcttttacttTCTATGTTGCCTTTTGGAAGGTTTCTGTTGCTGTGTCTCCAAGTTCATTACTTTCTTTCATGATGTCTAATCTGCGATTAAGCCCATACAGTATACTTTTCATCTCAGACATGTACTTTTCATGTTGAGAAGTTCGATGTAGGTCTGTTTTGTATCTTCCTGTCTCCTCTTAACTTCTTGAACATGTGGAGTACAGCTATAGTAACTGTttgatttgtcctttttttttttttttttttggtggccgtactgcacagcttgtgggatcttagttccccaaccagggatttaacccaggccctcggcactgagactgcagagtcctaaccgcttgaccgccagggaattccctgatttgTCTCTTAATTCAAACATCTATGTCAGTTCTTGATAAGTTtagattgatttttcttttcattatgagtcctactttcctgtttctctgtTAGATGCTGGACATTGTGAACTTGATGTTTTTGGGTACTGgatatttctgtctttttttacaATGATTCTTGATCTTTGTTTTAGGCTGTAAATTATTCAGAAACAGTTTCTTTCAGGTcttaacttttaagatttttaggcAAGACCCAAGCAGTGTTTAGTCTAGGACTAATTATTCTCCACTACTGAGGCAAACTTCACTGTACTACTCCATGAATTACAAAGTTTTCCAGTTCAGCTGGTGGAAAACACTATTCCTGGCCACACGTGAGGGCCAGGTGCTATTCACCCCTCAGCCTCGAGTCGTTTCCTCACACATGTATTCTGCCTGATATTTGAAGAGACCTCTGTGGACTTTCAGAGTTGTGTGTGCAGCTCCCACCTCTCCAGCACTCTGTACTGTAAGATCTTGCCACCGTGGTGTCCCCAGACTTTCAGCTctatctcctcaacaaagggcgCCCCTGGGCTCTGCCTGGGTTCTTCCGCCATGCGCCACAGGCTGGAAGTTCTCTAAAGACAGTAAGCTGAGGTGATCATAGGGCTACACCTGTTTGTTTCCTCCCTTAGGAACCATTGGCCTTCCTTGCTTGATTTCCATTATCTTGAAAactgctgttttttaaaatttcaagtggCAAGGTAAATCCATCCCGTCACTCCATCTTGGCTGGAAGTAAAAgtcttaactcttttttttttttgaagtatagttgatttacaatgctgtgccagtctctgctgtacagcaaagtgactcagttatactcCTGTTAAttctttcattaaattttataattttcttcacgTAGGTCCTATGACTTCTCATTAAATTTGTGTCTCAGTAggttatttttattgctattgtaaCTATTTCCTCCCATCTccatttctatgtatttatttctacagtggagaaaaaacTATTGATTAACATTTGTCCTGAAATTGAAATATGCATTGGTCATAAATTTATTCAGCAGTGAGGAACAGGAAGATGAGAGGTAGGCATCTAGTGCTGGTGCAGCTGCTCAGCAATGCCAAAAGGAATGCAAGCGCTTCTCCACTCTCCTCAGCACATTGACTTTGTCCTCATGCTTGTTACTTCATGGCACAGACGGCTGCTACAACTCCAGGCCTCACATATGTGATCCAAGCtggaagaaagggggagggagtggcAACTCCCTTACCAGGAAAGCAAAAGATTTCTCAGAATAACTAGATTGTGTCTTATTAGCCAGAACTATAACATTTGACCACCTGTAACAGCAAGTTGGTCTGGGGAAGCAAATGTTTAGCTGGAAATTTTACCACAAATTCACCAAAAAAATCAGGGTTTGGTTGGTTATGAAGAAAAGAGAATTGATATTGGACAGGTAACTAACACGTCTACAAGCTACTCTTGCATTCTTAGAATAAACCCTGCCGGCTTAtagtgaattatttttttaaataccttgCCAGATTCTATTTGACAATGTTTCTTGTGATTTTGTTTAAGGCTATTGCAATACTCAGGACTAAAGACCTGAACTAAAGTAgtggaaatgggaaaagaaacatttattttcagaGGCAGCATCAAGGCCCTATGATCAGACCTGATTAACTGCACATAGATTAAATgctagaagaaacaaaataagagcagaaatagaAAGtactacataaattttaaaagggaatAATTACCAGTGgtattaaatgtttattaaacacaaaagctgaaatatttgtgaaactttctctgaatttcagatttttcttaatTTGGAATGTCCTAATTAGGTACTTAGTATTGTTACCatcacatagaaaaaaaattataccaatctTTCACTCTTGACTTTTATTAAACTATTATTGCGATAATAGTACTGTGgccttttttaagtttttatctttcagatacatactgaaaatatttatagACGAAATTAGATATTTagtatttgcttcaaaataacacAGGAGTTATACAGGGAAAAGAGGATAGAAATAAAGACAATGATTGGCATAAGTTGATAATTATTGAAGATGGGCATTGGGTATATGGGACTCGTACTATTCTGTCTTCTTTTGAATATGTTTGGAATTTCCTataatagaaaaatttttaatgtttgtggaatggaagcatgtatgtgtatatttgtgtatatataaatgtataaatacaattatttgttttaaatgataaattattgAGTAGGGATTCTATTCCACAagacatttccttttttaaaagggaaCTGTGCATAGTCAGTATTCATGGGAGGACAGTTCTGCTACTTCCTGAACTTGGTCCTAAGCAGCCCGGGTAGAGCCTATACCCACCCTCCAGCAGCCACTGCCCCCTTCCTCATCACCGTCCTTAGCTTCGGAGTCTACAACCCCAAATAGTTCCTGAGTCCAGCTCTAGATTTTGTCAAATTCATAAAAACATTCAAAGTAACAATGACTGCATTTACGTATGCTGCCAGCATTCTTAAAGCCAAAATGCTTCAAAGATTCAACAGTcatacacatttaaaatacatagaaaaataatagaatttatACAAAGTAGATTTTTACAAAACAAGTACATTACAAGAAATACATCTTATATCCAAGCACAAAAATGTGGAAATATACATGGAAGTAGaagtttaagaaaaaacatttatttttaaatgctgagtgGGAAGGCATAGACTGAGTTATGGTTTACTGGTGTAACTCTGAAGAGAACTTCAATTTGCTAGTAGAAATTTTCACTCCATTATCAAGCTTCTAAACAGTTCTTAAAGGAACTAGACAGCTGTTCCTCTTTCCAAATTCTGTTTAATTTCAGCTGTATATTTCCCATAGAATCTTTCTGCCTTCTTGTTGAATTTGGCATTCCTTTCGTTAATGTAGTCAATATCTGCATCATCATTATAGGGACGTCTCCGACTATATTTGTCTCGTTTTTCAATTCtgggagaagaaaataatttataaaattcaaaCTTGCCTTCTTTTTTGATCTTAATAAAACACGGCCAAATAGAATAGAATCAGTACACTTAACACTAACACTTTGGGAAGGGGCGGGGGGAAGCCCAGTTTCATCAAGATGAAGTTGAAACTGCCAATTAACAGCACAACCCTGGGTATGAACCATGAGATTTAGTAAATACAAACTCATCTTGAGAATGTTTCTAGAAGAGCAATGATACACTGCTAGGAACTAGACACATGAAGTATCACTTAACAGAAAATGATTACAAcagtaattatattaataataaccacAACTAATATGAACAGAGTACACAGTATATACTAGACACTATTCTTAATTCTTAAGTGTATTAGTTCCTATAATATAAATTCATTTTGCTCTGCCTGATCAGCATCAGGAAACACACTCCTATCAGTATTAAGAAACACAAACATACAAAGATAAATTTACTAGAACATTTGTACTTCTTCAAATCAAAGAGTGGAATGGTTGTTAAAgtaaaaacaagaataatttcttaaagaagaataattttctttataattttcaatTGTAACAACTCAATTCCATCAATATTTTGCATCTTCATTCCAAATCATAGGGACTCGACCCATCCTTACTGTCTGTCCCCAAAACCATTAGAGATGCTAGGTCAGAAATTAGGAAGTATAATATCTGTCTTCTCAATTCATTCTAAGCATATTATGTCCATTTTGTCATTAAACGTTTAAAATTTCAGGCTGTTACACGGAGTACTCACTGTTTTTCCAGGTCTACGACCATCCTATCAATTTCCTCTGTGGAAGGCACATGTGTCCCATGAAGAAGACTGTTGGATGTTGGGTAAAACTCTTCTTCACTGGAAAGATGGCAACAGGGACTTGGAGTAACACTGCAAGTGCTCCACATTTTCAAACTAAACTACCATTCAtgatgagagagaaaatacataCATATCTTTATACTATGGGATCCTaccttaccttttaaaaaaaaacaacacagaatTGGAAGGGACAGAAGTAAGAAATCACTTACTCCAACAccttcattctacagatgaaagAGCCCAGGGCCAGAGGTTAAAGGACTTGCTTCTAGGCTCAGTATATTTCTCTCTCCGCTACAGCAGGCCAACAAACTGCAGCATGTTTCTATAAACAGTTTTACTGGGACGCAGTCCATTTGTTTATATCTCCTCTACAGGCTGCTGCTGCTTTCACATCACAAGGACAGAGTGGAGTAGCTATGACAGAGACCACatagcccacaaagcctaaaatatttactatctggtcctttacagcaGAAGTTCACCCATCCTGGCACTAAAGCATTGTGTCCCAAAATATCTGAATAACTATGATAATCTGGGTATTAAACTCTAAACACCCAGTCATAGAATGCCCAGCTAGAAAGATAACCAGGTGGTTAGCTTAACTGCTGTGGATGAGCAATAAATAGTGTCATCACGACCAGAAACTATTCTTAAACAGCTGTTGATAACCCATACCCAAGCACTGCAGTCTGTTTGTATTTACGTATGTACGTTTATACACATGCACAAGTACATCAATATCACttcagaagggcttccctggtggcgcagtggttaagaatccgcctgccaaggcaggggacacgggtttgagccctggtccaggaagatcccacatgccgtggagcaactgagtctgtgcgccacaactactgagcctgtgctctagaacccacaagccacaactactgagcccatgtgctacaactactgaagcctgcgagcctagagcccgtgctccgcaacaagagaagccaccgcaatgagaagcctgtgcaccgcaatgaagtgtagcccccgctcgccacaactagagaaagcccgcgcacagcaacaaagacccaacgcagccaaaaataataaaataaataaataaatttataaataaataaataaagtgtaatgtttaaaaaaaaaaatcacttcaggATGAAAAAGGACTGGCATTAGTCCTGTCAACTTACTGCTTTTCTCTCAGTCTCTCATATGTTTCCATGTCCGGTTTTATCTGTTTGGTCAGCCGATGGTACTGGCGAAGCTGGGCAGCAgcataatctaaaaataaaatgagaatcagAAATGATATATTTCCTTGTTTGGTCATTACTATTCAGAGAAAAGTCAAAATTATTATTAGCAACATACGCACTAATCTAAGCAGAGCCTCTATCCTGAAGATGCTGATAATACAGGCTTTAATTCTAGCACAATGAGTAAAGGGATCCAGCTGCCTCAAGCACAGCCTTTTTTACTTCTGCCCTATgagatatatttgtatttttcttgggAGTAAGCctcttggagaatattccatgaagcGGTATATCCTTTCTCAAAACCAGAAACACTGAAGGCAACGTTTATCTCACAGGCTCATTCAATAAAGTAAAGGTGAGTTTTACCTGAAAATCCCAGGTCGggatttttcctcctctttttcctctcccATCTTTCTGCATCTTCTGCACTGATCTCTAGCAACTTCACTTTCTCGTAGTCTTCCCCTCTTgctgcacattcctgaaaaagaaaggaaaaaaagctaaTGCCTGCCCATATGATTCAAGCAATTATTTGacctattttaaataaagatatcaagcaatacattaaaaataatgattaataTTTGAAGGAAATTTGATAATCTGCTATGGTATACAAGAAGTGAGTACatcaatctaaaaaataatacttattcAACATTTATCAGGTGTCAGACcctcttttaaatgttttacatgcATTGACTCATTTAATTCATAATTAACTCAAATAATTATTAcaggccccattttacagatgagaaaacacaggcacagagaggttaaattactCACCCAAAGCTTGGCAGCtggtgaaaaacattttttactgTCTTAATACTATAAAAAGATTGAATAAACCACTTATGAAAATAGCGGAGTAGTTcctaacctttttcttttcttcttcttgtagTTCCCATTCCAAACGAGCTTTTTTGGCTTCCCAATTTGCAGGTAACTTAAGTCTTTTATCTTCTTCAACAACTTCCTGGTGATTTAATTTACGAGCTTCATTCTAAAACCATAAACGCAAAAAGGCTATCGGctgaaacatgaaaataaatccaAACAAGTATTTCCCTCTTTGAGGAAGGTCAAGTAAGACACGTTAACAAGGGGACTCCATTTTACCCTAAAAGCAAGAGAACCATCAGAGGATTTTAAGCAAGGAAACGGCCTAATTAGGTCTGCATTTGTATACAGTCAAGAAATGTGTTGAGCTGCACTGGTTTGCTGTGCCAAAGGCCTGGGCGTTAATGTCTCACATTATGAGAAAGATATTCTACTTTCAATTGTCTTTTAATCCTGACTGATGCAAAGAAGAAGCCTCAATTTGGGGCTGGGGGCTTTAATACCTATCATAATATCTCTAACCTTTCCCAAGTCCCCCCTCCTCTTTAGATATTTTAGCAGTTTACATCATGTCAAATGAAAGGCATTTTCCATTTAAATTACTGTATGTAGAGtctgtttttaaataattgcATAAAACAAAATGAGTATACCATCTTAAGGACAACTTAAGTTAGATGTTTCTTGGGTTACAGGCTGGTGGCCGTTAGTCCAGGAAGACATGTCTCTTAATATCCAACCCCATGTTCTTTACACAGTCCCTCCAAGTAAATATATGTGTGTTGAATTCTTTATTAAATTCTTCTGGGTAAAGAGAAAAACCCAGAACATTTCTCTCAACAACCATCCCTCACATACTCTTGGCTCTGGCAATGCCCTCCAGTTGAAGACACCAAGAACACATGTGTAGTCAAACAAAGTTGTGTGTATGGCATTGAAGGAAACAGCAAACCATGGGGAACTGGAGGCATTTCAGTGAGAGGGTGTTAGGAGGAGCCACTTACAGGATCTGAGTTTGTATCAGGTGACTGGAGGGAAAGGTTCAAGGAAGCATGGTTGTGCCCTGGATTAGGCACTGTCAGAAAGCCGGGGCATTCTATGATTGGGTTATCTTCAGTTTTTATACAGGAAGCAGGATTAATGGAGTGAGGCTAGTGCTGTATTTATCACTGTTGTTAACAGAAGTGGGTGCTGTGTGGTCATTTCTGTGGTTtgaacagttttgttttgtcACACTGCGATAGTCAGAGTGATGTTGGAGTTTTGTGAAACCATGGCCAAGCTATCAGTCGGGCCCCTTTGAGGTGAAACAGCCAAGAGCTGCTTTTTTGTTTCTCAGCTCCAACTGCAGCCAGTTGTTTGCTGGACTCTTATCCTTGATATGAATTCTCTTCCTTTGCATTTGTTCCCTCTGCTTAGATATTTCTTCCTcaaacttctttatttttctgataacatCTTACTCATCTTTATAGCAGTACTTTAGGTGTCACCTCTTATACGAGGCTCTCCCTGGGGGCCCCCAAACTATACCAATCTCTCCTTCACTGCACTCCCAAGGCACTTTGTTCCTAACTCAAGCATGGCATTTATCACAATATAATTTCTAGCTAGAACGTTGTCTCCTCTACTTAAGAGCAGAGGACTTATCTTACTCATCTAGTTCCCCACCTACTAGCTGAACCACTGACCCTATAGACTTCCCGAGATTTGCTGATTATTTTTGAATGAAGAGGTAACCAGCTCTCTTACTGGACAAGTTTCTTCCAGTCTCTAGCTCCACATATTTCCCTAGGTAAAATGAAGAGTTTACTAGAATCATACAGCACGGAGGCGGTTAGTAACAGAGACCCCCAAACTAGCCCAACTAAGTTAAAACAGATGGGGGTGAAAGAAAGCTTGATGAAAGCAT encodes:
- the SYF2 gene encoding pre-mRNA-splicing factor SYF2, whose protein sequence is MAAVTVAEKVPVDGGEEQQPPAAAEELAAQKREQRLRKFRELHLKRNEARKLNHQEVVEEDKRLKLPANWEAKKARLEWELQEEEKKKECAARGEDYEKVKLLEISAEDAERWERKKRRKNPDLGFSDYAAAQLRQYHRLTKQIKPDMETYERLREKHEEEFYPTSNSLLHGTHVPSTEEIDRMVVDLEKQIEKRDKYSRRRPYNDDADIDYINERNAKFNKKAERFYGKYTAEIKQNLERGTAV